ATAAATTCTCCTAACTTAGCGTTTTCCTTTTCTATTTGCATTAGCCTTTGTTGCTCATCGTCTTGGTTTAATTCCTTTATcatctcttcttcttcaacgGTAAGACCTGTTATGTCCTGAGTTGGAATAAGTTCAGCATCCATTCGGACACTTGGTGCACCTTGTAAGTATCGTATATGTTCTAGGCACCGTATTCTTAGGTCTTCTAGATATTTTTTACTATTCATGTTTTCGTATAGATCATCAAGAACCGGATAAAGCGAATAATCTGGACCAAACTGGTTACGGAATGGCATGTCTTCAGGTAACTCCGATTGAAGTAGCACGTTATTCAGAATACCCGTTTCGTAAGCGTATAGTCTTGACACATTTCTTGGGGTGTAACCACCGCCTCCTACGACAACCATAGGAATACCGAATGATCTAATAAACTTAACACACTCACCATGCGctttaatattcaaattaaagCAACCTAATCTATCGTGTCCTAAGGAATCTGCACCACATTGTTGGATAATAGCCGTTGGTTTGAATGAAGTAATGATTGGTTCCATGACAGATTTGAAAAGATTTATGTAAGAATCGTCATCGATACCATCATTCAATGGCACATTCATCGCAAAATGTTTTCCCTCTGCGCAACCTATTTCATCATAATTACCTGTACCTGGGAAAAATTCAccattatatttatgaaaAGAGACTGTAAAGACTCTATCCGTTGTGTAAAATGCTTCTTGTACACCATCACCATGATGCAAAtcaatatctatatatagAACTCTTGGATGGTATCTTAATAAGTTCAAAGTCGCGAGAACAATATCGTTCACGTAGCAGAACCCCGATGGATTACTTTTCTTAGCGTGATGCAGACCCCCTGACCAATTAATTGCGATATCTGACTGATCATTAATCAATTTCCTGGATGCATCCAGCGATGCGCCTGCATATAGCTTACAATACTcgtatatattttgaaagattGGACAATCGTCACCAATATTATACTTATCGAATGTTCCCCTTGGCATCTTGCTTATATTATCTGGAGACACCTTCGAAAGAAACTCAACATAATCCTCCGAATGGAACTGCAACAATTCCTCTTTAGTTGCTTCTCTAGTTTCATATAAGTCCATAATATTATGCAACCCATAAGACGAGACCAAATGATCCGTCAACATAAACCTAAATGGTTTCATAGGATGTTTAACACCATAGTGATAATTCGACACCTTTGGATTATAGTGATAAGATACTCTTGGCGAATACGTCGAGCCAAACTCGAACATTGGCTGCGAGTCTTTGGTCTTTATATCATATGAGAAAGTGCTGGAACTCatctctctctctctctcaGTCCACtaaaaacagaaaaatcaattagCACAGACCCAGAACCACGAATTACACCTCCTAGTGCACTGCTCGATAACCGATTCCAGTGCAAGCATTGAGTACAAACCCATCAGAAGTACAGTCATTTATACATAATGGACCTTTTAAAAACGGTTTCAAATCAATTTATCActgaaaaatgaaatatcgTTCTATACGAATTAGGGTTTAATTACGCATCACGTGTATATCATGTGATTGTCAGTAGGGTTCGTAGGGCTTGGttcttttaaaacaaaTCTCAAATCGATTGGTGACAGAGGTGAACAAGAGACGTTATAAGAATGGTTTAAGTTTAAGAGAATCGAAAAGAGACTGTGAATTGATGATAAGATGCTGTCCAGTGTGTTACGATGTGAGCAATTGCCGAGAGACTCTTGTAGGGAACTCTCGGATTTGTAGTTTGTAGAGGGCGACGTTCCTCAGCCATGTCTTACGACGTGCAATTTTAGATATCTCTATGAACAGTAAGACGTTTGACAAAGATAGAGAGCGATCTGCTGATTCTTGATTCCttgttatttaatttttgtcAAGCCTCTTCGAGCAGTGTTGGCTGTTTTGATCTCTTCCAATCGTATTGGGTTTTCGCTCTACAATGGCATGATCAGGCCATCGATTTTAAGATAAAATAGTATATCTGAAAAACTGAGGATAAACATTCTGTAAAGTATAAAAGGAATGAGTAGTTTGATTGGGAAACTTGGTGAGTTCTTATAGGGTTTGTCAGTGTTGGGAGTGAGAGGTCTTCATTAACAGTAAAGACATTTCGATAGTTGTTTGAAGGAGCAGGAACCACTTATACACAAACACACACATACTCGCCATGGTCAACTTGGAATTGTTGGATTTTCTTATAGAAAGCCATGCTCAACTTGTTGCTGAACCTGTGATGGGGAACATGGAGGATCTTTTTGTGCTCTACAAGGGAATCTACATCGCTTCTGGGGATGATTCGTACTCACTTGAAAGATTTGTTGAGGATATAGACAGTATAGCCAACACTTCCAAAGGCTCGATCGTTTTTGAAGAGAATAGACTGTTATCGATAGAAAAATCATCCCATATAACTAAGTACATTAAGCTCATAGATGTGTACTTATTGAACTTGCTGCATGAGCAGTTAGTTCCAAGCAGTCGTGTGAATCGTACCaagaattcaaaaacaGATGCCGTGGAATGTGCACCTGCTAGCTCATCAAATTTGATGGACCGTTTAATGGTTGCTTTAGATTCAGCAATAGAGATAAAAAGCGACATAGAGTCACGGAAGGAAAAGGTTTGGAACCATTATCTGTTTTCGAAACTAGATGAACTATTAACAACTAACGTGGGGTCAAACATTCTCGGGAAAGAGAGAGCCATGCACAATACTCCAGTTGCCGAGTTCATTCCTATCTGTGCGAATACAGAGCATTCGTCATTACTATCGACGTTATTGTACATTGTGAATAACAAAATAGTCTCTATGCAGACTACTAAACTTAGTAAATGTGAAGCACAATGTCCTGGTTTCAAAGAATGTCTTTTGAATAACATTCATTATGTGTCAAATCTCAAGCCACAAACCGACCTGACTCTGGGCGATTGTTCCTATCTGGATACATGCCACAAACTAAGCACATGCAGATATGTTCATTATCTTCAGTATATTCCTCAAAGCTTGAAAGAGAGAGTTTCCAAAGAGAGTCAGGAGATGAATAAAATCATGGAGACCAAAAACAGTAAGATATCGTATTACACGCATGGTGAATGTTGCTCATCGTCTTTCAAAACATTATTGCCACCGCAGTGGATCTGTTGTGACGTGAGAAAGTTTGATTTCAGAGTTTTGGGTAAATTTTCTGCAGTGATAGCTGATCCTGCCTGGAATATCCATATGAATTTGCCGTATGGGACCTGCAACGACATAGAGCTTCTGGAGCTGCCCCTGGATCAACTGCAAGAGGAAGGGGTCCTGTTTCTATGGGTGACGGGTAGAGCTATTGAACTGGGGAAAGAGTCCCTAACCAATTGGGGCTACGAGGTAGTGAACGAAATCGCGTGGATCAAGACCAACCAACTGAGCAGAACTATTGTCACGGGCCGAACCGGCCATTGGCTTAACCATTCAAAGGAGCACCTCCTCGTGGGGATCAAAGGGAAGCCAGAATGGATCAATAGAAATATCGATCTCGACCTAATAGTCTCCATAACCAGAGAAACCAGCAGAAAGCCAGACGAACTGTACGGAATGGTGGAACGCATGGTCGGCACACACGCCCGCAAGCTTGAGATATTCGGCAGGAACCATAATGTCAGACCAGGGTGGCTCACCATCGGAAATCAACTCACAGGCAATTGCATCCACGAGATGGACGTCCAAGAGCGCTACGACAGCTTCTTGAACTCCGCCAGCGCTTGACGCATCGCTTTCAAACGCATATATAGCTACCAAAAGACACACACAACCCAAGCTTGTACAACTCGCATCTCCAgaataaattcatttaatagATTTAACATATGTATAATTAACTACATAATATACCTCCATTAATATCAAACAGCATTCTCCAATTGAGGACCCCATGTAAATTTTTACATCAACTCGGCACGCATTACCCGGTCTCTTTTGGCCATGTGACCACAGCCCAATTATCACCATTAAAGCCGTCCCCCAAAGGTGTCTCGAGATTTGTTTATCGGTTGTAAGCACTTTTGACGTCT
The Tetrapisispora phaffii CBS 4417 chromosome 8, complete genome DNA segment above includes these coding regions:
- the IME4 gene encoding mRNA (N6-adenosine)-methyltransferase (similar to Saccharomyces cerevisiae IME4 (YGL192W); ancestral locus Anc_8.152), whose translation is MVNLELLDFLIESHAQLVAEPVMGNMEDLFVLYKGIYIASGDDSYSLERFVEDIDSIANTSKGSIVFEENRLLSIEKSSHITKYIKLIDVYLLNLLHEQLVPSSRVNRTKNSKTDAVECAPASSSNLMDRLMVALDSAIEIKSDIESRKEKVWNHYLFSKLDELLTTNVGSNILGKERAMHNTPVAEFIPICANTEHSSLLSTLLYIVNNKIVSMQTTKLSKCEAQCPGFKECLLNNIHYVSNLKPQTDLTLGDCSYLDTCHKLSTCRYVHYLQYIPQSLKERVSKESQEMNKIMETKNSKISYYTHGECCSSSFKTLLPPQWICCDVRKFDFRVLGKFSAVIADPAWNIHMNLPYGTCNDIELLELPLDQLQEEGVLFLWVTGRAIELGKESLTNWGYEVVNEIAWIKTNQLSRTIVTGRTGHWLNHSKEHLLVGIKGKPEWINRNIDLDLIVSITRETSRKPDELYGMVERMVGTHARKLEIFGRNHNVRPGWLTIGNQLTGNCIHEMDVQERYDSFLNSASA
- the HOS2 gene encoding histone deacetylase HOS2 (similar to Saccharomyces cerevisiae HOS2 (YGL194C); ancestral locus Anc_8.153), which codes for MSSSTFSYDIKTKDSQPMFEFGSTYSPRVSYHYNPKVSNYHYGVKHPMKPFRFMLTDHLVSSYGLHNIMDLYETREATKEELLQFHSEDYVEFLSKVSPDNISKMPRGTFDKYNIGDDCPIFQNIYEYCKLYAGASLDASRKLINDQSDIAINWSGGLHHAKKSNPSGFCYVNDIVLATLNLLRYHPRVLYIDIDLHHGDGVQEAFYTTDRVFTVSFHKYNGEFFPGTGNYDEIGCAEGKHFAMNVPLNDGIDDDSYINLFKSVMEPIITSFKPTAIIQQCGADSLGHDRLGCFNLNIKAHGECVKFIRSFGIPMVVVGGGGYTPRNVSRLYAYETGILNNVLLQSELPEDMPFRNQFGPDYSLYPVLDDLYENMNSKKYLEDLRIRCLEHIRYLQGAPSVRMDAELIPTQDITGLTVEEEEMIKELNQDDEQQRLMQIEKENAKLGEFM